The Gemmatimonadales bacterium sequence GACGGGGACCGACCAAGCGTGCCCGAAAGCACGAGGTCGATCACGTGGCGCTTGCGCGCCTGGAGAAATTCAGGAGTCGTCGCGTTGATGCCCAGGGCGCGCAGCATCGTATGCGAATGCACCAGCGGGAACCAGCAGAGCCCGATGACACTCAGCAGGAGTTGGGCGGCCTCGCCCGAATGCTCGGGGTCGAGCGCCAATTCGTCGCGGAGGGCGGCGAGCGCTTCCTGCGCGGCCTCGACGTGCGGCGGGACCGCTTCCAGCGTGCGCCCCCCGGTCAGCGCTTCCCACTCGATCAGGCGCACGAAGTTGGGGTTGGCGGTGATGAAGTCGAAATACTCGGAGACGATGCCGGCGAGGACCCGGTCGGCCGACTCGCCGCTGGCGAGGGCCCGCTGACGGCCACTTCGAACGGCGCTCCGCACCTCCGCGAAACAGCGCTCCAGCACGGCCTGATAGAGGTCGGCCTTCGAGCCGAAACAGTACCCGGGCGTCCCCCGGGAGACCCCGGCGGCGGCGCCCACATCGTTGAGGCTCGTGGCCTCGAACCCCCGCTCGGCAAAGAGCCGCTCAGCGGCATCGAGCACCGCCTCCCGTGTGGCGCGGGATCCGGGCTTTTCGGACTCGAGCAGTTGAGGGGCAACAGAAGCCATGGTGCCTCCAGAATGGCACTTGCTTGACGTATAGCAAGTTGGCGAAATGGGGCCCAAAATACAAGCTCCCGTGGTAACTGCTGCTCAACGACAAGCTCCTGCGGTACCAGCTTGTTGACGCGAAGACGCGAAGCGGCGCGA is a genomic window containing:
- a CDS encoding TetR/AcrR family transcriptional regulator is translated as MASVAPQLLESEKPGSRATREAVLDAAERLFAERGFEATSLNDVGAAAGVSRGTPGYCFGSKADLYQAVLERCFAEVRSAVRSGRQRALASGESADRVLAGIVSEYFDFITANPNFVRLIEWEALTGGRTLEAVPPHVEAAQEALAALRDELALDPEHSGEAAQLLLSVIGLCWFPLVHSHTMLRALGINATTPEFLQARKRHVIDLVLSGTLGRSPS